Proteins from a genomic interval of Chiloscyllium plagiosum isolate BGI_BamShark_2017 chromosome 36, ASM401019v2, whole genome shotgun sequence:
- the LOC122540944 gene encoding UDP-glucuronosyltransferase 2A1-like, with protein sequence MRILMEELKLHGHNNTVFYFSTFRYAEEMPDLYQSIVIQLQGDVGKTTSQAISQDFIQKSMNVLQNGSKPLSFIKHQYKLMTTVHIAHTYLQSLIHAVFQNRSLLNELGNAHFDMIIADPVFPVGPMLAYYLKLPLVYNVGWLTSGEADFLSAPSPLSYVPVLGSKLADKMSFLQRTKNFILYFLQTSVTGFIFHPMYNELCHHYLGPDTDIETVLLRADVWLMRVDFTFEFPRPTMPNIVYIGGFQCKPPKPLEAEFEEFVQSSGEHGVIVMSMGTIVNSLPMHITMQIAEAFAQLPQKVI encoded by the coding sequence ATGAGAATTCTAATGGAGGAACTGAAACTTCATGGGCACAACAATACTGTGTTTTATTTCTCAACATTTCGGTATGCTGAAGAGATGCCTGACTTATATCAATCGATTGTCATTCAGCTGCAAGGAGATGTTGGGAAAACTACAAGTCAAGCGATTTCGCAAGATTTTATACAAAAATCTATGAATGTTTTACAGAATGGTTCCAAACCGTTGAGTTTCATCAAGCACCAATATAAACTAATGACAACAGTCCACATTGCTCATACTTACCTTCAAAGTCTTATCCATGCTGTTTTTCAGAACAGGAGTTTGTTAAATGAACTTGGAAATGCGCACTTTGACATGATAATTGCTGATCCTGTTTTCCCTGTCGGTCCAATGCTTGCTTATTATTTGAAGCTGCCtttggtgtataatgttggttggctCACTAGTGGAGAAGCTGATTTTCTATCTGCCCCATCACCACTGTCCTATGTCCCAGTCCTTGGTTCAAAATTGGCAGATAAAATGAGTTTCCTCCAAAGAACTAAAAATTTCATATTGTATTTTCTTCAAACTTCTGTTACAGGTTTTATTTTTCATCCAATGTACAATGAACTCTGCCATCACTATCTGGGCCCAGACACAGACATTGAGACTGTTCTCCTAAGGGCAGATGTGTGGCTGATGAGAGTAGACTTTACATTTGAATTCCCGAGACCCACCATGCCCAATATTGTTTATATTGGAGGATTCCAGTGTAAACCACCCAAACCTCTAGAGGCAGAGTTTGAAGAGTTTGTGCAGTCCTCAGGGGAACATGGGGTTATTGTCATGTCAATGGGGACTATTGTCAATTCTTTGCCAATGCATATTACAATGCAAATAGCAGAGGCCTTTGCTCAATTACCTCAGAAGGTTATCTAG